From the Streptomyces sp. NBC_01216 genome, the window CCTCCCGTACCGGGCCGAACACGGCGGCCCCGCTCCCACCGAGGTGACCGCATGAGCAGCCCGTCCATCCGTGTCCTCGTCGTCGAGGACGATCCCGTCGCCGCCGACGCGCACGCGCTCTACGCCGGACGGGTGCCCGGCTTCACCGTCAGCGGGGTCGCGCACTCGCGGACGGCCGCCGCGCGGTTCCTGGAGCGCACACCGGTCGATCTGATCCTGCTCGACCTGTACCTCCCCGACGGTCATGGCCTCCGGTTGCTCCGCTCACTGCGCGCCGGGGGCCATGGGGCCGACGTCATCGCCGTCACCTCGGCCCGCGATCTCGCGATCGTGCGCGAGGGCGTGTCCCTCGGCGTCGTCCAGTACGTACTGAAGCCCTTCACCTTCGCGACCCTGCGGGACCGGCTCACCCGCTACGCGGAGTTCCGGGCCACCGCGGGCGAGGCCGCGGGGCAGGACGAGGTGGACCGGGCCCTGGCCACGCTCCGCACCCCTCATCCCGTGACGCTCCCCAAGGGGCTCAGCGCCCCCACGCTGGGGGCCGTCACCCGCGCGCTGCGGGACGCGCCGGACGGGCTGACCGCCGCCGAGGCGGGGGCCGCCGTCGGCATCTCACGGATCACCGCCCGCCGCTACCTGGAGCACCTCGTCACCGACGGCAGAGCCGCGCGGGCACCGCGGTACGGGCAGATCGGCCGGCCGGAACTCCGGTACCGCTGGACCAGCGCGCCCGGCGCCACCCCCTGAGAGCCTGTCGTCCGAAGGCCACCCGACGGGCTCTGAGGCTCTGATA encodes:
- a CDS encoding response regulator, whose protein sequence is MSSPSIRVLVVEDDPVAADAHALYAGRVPGFTVSGVAHSRTAAARFLERTPVDLILLDLYLPDGHGLRLLRSLRAGGHGADVIAVTSARDLAIVREGVSLGVVQYVLKPFTFATLRDRLTRYAEFRATAGEAAGQDEVDRALATLRTPHPVTLPKGLSAPTLGAVTRALRDAPDGLTAAEAGAAVGISRITARRYLEHLVTDGRAARAPRYGQIGRPELRYRWTSAPGATP